The Drosophila nasuta strain 15112-1781.00 chromosome 2L, ASM2355853v1, whole genome shotgun sequence genome window below encodes:
- the LOC132783631 gene encoding protein toll-like isoform X1 — MFSYQILLVIMTTLVATDRAQIVPLSSYCHDVHDACTCEPQSNLVRVHCPYEYAMIMEVSNDGVNIAMSYYSNNSVTWLPRFDIDQVSLFEFDAYNYWSETFFRDLLSSLGVQEVLSVQFRDRSMETEVNRQDKYDSFDEFLAANITNTWYFSPVPALEYFKFESTQQVLPVTIFQAFNNLTTLELRLAVRDLPTGLFSSISHSLQTLSIVNPHMFHFRPEMLWELQQLRNLSLMLSPTPANKSDQLRNHIFTSMLKLEELRLSRANNHVDAQMFRGSYRLRFIHINKNNQLTELPSELFVDQGNLTFLDLSCNSLSKLPVDLFKSQGKLKFLDLSSNRLASISSELFGPLKSLKKLSINQNSLTALDPTTFAEVRSLNFIDMRGTQFYGVKLDMPFEALVCTNDDICQYKSDHWECDPHCICWVQHRSLELVMDCRGAALGSLPPLPHTRLVTTVLKLKNNSISELPESGEVIGYANVSQLNLSDNELSSLDAVRQLPANLTQLDVRRNLISVLDQTFIEYMLQENNTMNMFLAGNPLICDCNALPLLGFVRAQPQRVSDIGEIYCPGFPDRPFQQLEVWELCPSYVLLIGCILGGLVIVACLISVFYLIYQQELKIWLYNHNCCLWWVSEEELDKDKTYDAFISYSHKDEQIIGELLPKLENGLHAFRVCLHGRDWLVGDCIPEQIVRTVNDSKRVIIVLSQHFIDSVWARMEFRIAYQATLQDKRKRIIIILYKELQHFDGIDSELRAYLKLNTYLKWGDPLFWNKLHYAMPHNRRVLKGQKKHAGPLI, encoded by the exons ATGTTCTCTTATCAAATTCTGCTCGTCATTATGACCACACTTGTGGCCACAGACAGAGCTCAGATCGTTCCACTCTCGAGCTATTGCCATGATGTGCACGATGCGTGCACCTGTGAACCGCAATCGAATCTTGTGCGCGTCCATTGTCCATATGAGTACGCGATGATTATGGAAGTATCAAACGATGGTGTCAATATCGCAATGAGTTACTATTCCAACAACAGTGTTACTTGGTTGCCGCGTTTTGATATCGATCAGGTGTCTCTATTCGAGTTTGATGCCTATAACTATTGGTCCGAGACATTCTTTCGCGATTTACTCAGCTCTCTGGGCGTGCAGGAAGTGCTCAGTGTGCAGTTTCGAGATCGCAGTATGGAAACCGAAGTTAATCGTCAGGATAAATATGATAGCTTCGATGAGTTTTTGGCTGCCAACATTACCAACACTTGGTACTTTAGTCCTGTGCCTGCCTTGGAGTATTTCAAATTCGAAAGCACGCAACAGGTGCTGCCAGTGACAATATTTCAAGCTTTCAACAATCTGACAACCCTCGAGCTCCGTTTGGCTGTGCGCGATTTGCCGACGGGTCTTTTCTCCTCGATTTCGCATAGCCTTCAAACGTTGTCGATTGTAAATCCGCACATGTTTCACTTTCGACCCGAAATGCTTTGGGAGTTGCAGCAGTTGCGCAATCTCAGTTTGATGTTATCACCAACACCGGCGAATAAATCCGATCAGCTGAGGAATCACATATTCACCTCAATGCTGAAGCTGGAAGAGCTGCGACTCTCGCGTGCCAACAATCATGTGGATGCCCAGATGTTTAGGGGCAGCTACAGATTGCGATTCATACATATCAATAAGAACAATCAGCTGACGGAACTGCCCAGCGAACTCTTTGTGGATCAGGGTAATCTTACGTTCTTGGATCTTTCCTGCAACTCATTGTCCAAGCTGCCTGTGGATCTGTTCAAAAGCCAGGGCAAACTCAAGTTTCTAGATCTGTCGTCCAACAGACTGGCCAGCATATCAAG CGAATTGTTTGGCCCACTGAAGTCACTTAAGAAACTGTCGATCAATCAAAACTCGCTGACGGCGCTGGATCCCACGACCTTTGCTGAAGTGAGGAGCCTCAACTTCATCGATATGCGGGGCACACAGTTCTATGGCGTCAAGCTGGACATGCCGTTTGAGGCACTTGTGTGCACTAACGATGACATTTGTCAGTACAAGTCGGATCACTGGGAGTGCGATCCCCACTGCATCTGCTGGGTGCAGCACCGATCGCTGGAGCTGGTTATGGACTGTCGTGGTGCAGCTTTGGGTAGCTTGCCGCCTTTGCCGCACACCAGATTGGTGACCACGGTGCTCAAGTTGAAGAACAATAGCATCAGCGAACTGCCAGAATCTGGGGAAGTGATTGGATATGCCAATGTCAGTCAGTTGAATCTGTCGGACAATGAGCTGAGCAGCTTGGATGCAGTGCGTCAACTGCCCGCCAACCTCACTCAACTGGATGTGCGTCGGAATTTGATCAGCGTCTTGGATCAGACTTTTATAGAATATATGCTACAAGAGAATAATACTATGAACATGTTTTTGGCCGGCAATCCATTGATCTGCGATTGCAATGCATTGCCTCTGCTGGGATTTGTTCGAGCTCAGCCACAGCGCGTTTCAGACATTGGGGAAATCTACTGTCCCGGGTTTCCGGATAGACCCTTTCAACAACTGGAGGTTTGGGAATTGTGTCCCTCGTATGTGCTGCTCATCGGCTGTATTCTCGGTGGCCTCGTCATTGTGGCATGCCTGATCAGCGTGTTCTATTTGATTTATCAGCAGGAGCTGAAGATTTGGCTCTACAATCACAATTGCTGTCTGTGGTGGGTGTCCGAGGAGGAGCTGGACAAGGACAAGACCTACGATGCCTTCATTTCCTACTCACACAAGGATGAGCAGATCATTGGCGAGCTGTTGCCCAAACTGGAGAATGGTCTCCACGCCTTTCGTGTCTGTCTCCATGGTCGCGATTGGCTTGTGGGCGATTGCATTCCCGAGCAGATTGTGCGTACCGTCAATGACTCGAAGCGGGTGATCATTGTGCTCTCGCAGCACTTTATCGACTCGGTCTGGGCTCGCATGGAGTTTCGCATTGCGTACCAGGCGACGCTGCAGGATAAGCGCAAGCGCATCATCATTATCCTGTACAAGGAGCTGCAGCATTTTGATGGCATTGACAGCGAGCTGCGTGCCTATCTCAAGCTCAACACCTATCTCAAGTGGGGTGATCCACTGTTCTGGAACAAGTTGCACTATGCCATGCCCCACAATCGGCGAGTGCTCAAGGGGCAGAAGAAGCATGCGGGTCCTCTCATCTGA
- the LOC132785074 gene encoding protein toll, with protein MTTLVATDRAQIVPLSSYCHDVHDACTCEPQSNLVRVHCPYEYAMIMEVSNDGVNIAMSYYSNNSVTWLPRFDIDQVSLFEFDAYNYWSETFFRDLLSSLGVQEVLSVQFRDRSMETEVNRQDKYDSFDEFLAANITNTWYFSPVPALEYFKFESTQQVLPVTIFQAFNNLTTLELRLAVRDLPTGLFSSISHSLQTLSIVNPHMFHFRPEMLWELQQLRNLSLMLSPTPANKSDQLRNHIFTSMLKLEELRLSRANNHVDAQMFRGSYRLRFIHINKNNQLTELPSELFVDQGNLTFLDLSCNSLSKLPVDLFKSQGKLKFLDLSSNRLASISSELFGPLKSLKKLSINQNSLTALDPTTFAEVRSLNFIDMRGTQFYGVKLDMPFEALVCTNDDICQYKSDHWECDPHCICWVQHRSLELVMDCRGAALGSLPPLPHTRLVTTVLKLKNNSISELPESGEVIGYANVSQLNLSDNELSSLDAVRQLPANLTQLDVRRNLISVLDQTFIEYMLQENNTMNMFLAGNPLICDCNALPLLGFVRAQPQRVSDIGEIYCPGFPDRPFQQLEVWELCPSYVLLIGCILGGLVIVACLISVFYLIYQQELKIWLYNHNCCLWWVSEEELDKDKTYDAFISYSHKDEQIIGELLPKLENGLHAFRVCLHGRDWLVGDCIPEQIVRTVNDSKRVIIVLSQHFIDSVWARMEFRIAYQATLQDKRKRIIIILYKELQHFDGIDSELRAYLKLNTYLKWGDPLFWNKLHYAMPHNRRVLKGQKKHAGPLI; from the exons ATGACCACACTTGTGGCCACAGACAGAGCTCAGATCGTTCCACTCTCGAGCTATTGCCATGATGTGCACGATGCGTGCACCTGTGAACCGCAATCGAATCTTGTGCGCGTCCATTGTCCATATGAGTACGCGATGATTATGGAAGTATCAAACGATGGTGTCAATATCGCAATGAGTTACTATTCCAACAACAGTGTTACTTGGTTGCCGCGTTTTGATATCGATCAGGTGTCTCTATTCGAGTTTGATGCCTATAACTATTGGTCCGAGACATTCTTTCGCGATTTACTCAGCTCTCTGGGCGTGCAGGAAGTGCTCAGTGTGCAGTTTCGAGATCGCAGTATGGAAACCGAAGTTAATCGTCAGGATAAATATGATAGCTTCGATGAGTTTTTGGCTGCCAACATTACCAACACTTGGTACTTTAGTCCTGTGCCTGCCTTGGAGTATTTCAAATTCGAAAGCACGCAACAGGTGCTGCCAGTGACAATATTTCAAGCTTTCAACAATCTGACAACCCTCGAGCTCCGTTTGGCTGTGCGCGATTTGCCGACGGGTCTTTTCTCCTCGATTTCGCATAGCCTTCAAACGTTGTCGATTGTAAATCCGCACATGTTTCACTTTCGACCCGAAATGCTTTGGGAGTTGCAGCAGTTGCGCAATCTCAGTTTGATGTTATCACCAACACCGGCGAATAAATCCGATCAGCTGAGGAATCACATATTCACCTCAATGCTGAAGCTGGAAGAGCTGCGACTCTCGCGTGCCAACAATCATGTGGATGCCCAGATGTTTAGGGGCAGCTACAGATTGCGATTCATACATATCAATAAGAACAATCAGCTGACGGAACTGCCCAGCGAACTCTTTGTGGATCAGGGTAATCTTACGTTCTTGGATCTTTCCTGCAACTCATTGTCCAAGCTGCCTGTGGATCTGTTCAAAAGCCAGGGCAAACTCAAGTTTCTAGATCTGTCGTCCAACAGACTGGCCAGCATATCAAG CGAATTGTTTGGCCCACTGAAGTCACTTAAGAAACTGTCGATCAATCAAAACTCGCTGACGGCGCTGGATCCCACGACCTTTGCTGAAGTGAGGAGCCTCAACTTCATCGATATGCGGGGCACACAGTTCTATGGCGTCAAGCTGGACATGCCGTTTGAGGCACTTGTGTGCACTAACGATGACATTTGTCAGTACAAGTCGGATCACTGGGAGTGCGATCCCCACTGCATCTGCTGGGTGCAGCACCGATCGCTGGAGCTGGTTATGGACTGTCGTGGTGCAGCTTTGGGTAGCTTGCCGCCTTTGCCGCACACCAGATTGGTGACCACGGTGCTCAAGTTGAAGAACAATAGCATCAGCGAACTGCCAGAATCTGGGGAAGTGATTGGATATGCCAATGTCAGTCAGTTGAATCTGTCGGACAATGAGCTGAGCAGCTTGGATGCAGTGCGTCAACTGCCCGCCAACCTCACTCAACTGGATGTGCGTCGGAATTTGATCAGCGTCTTGGATCAGACTTTTATAGAATATATGCTACAAGAGAATAATACTATGAACATGTTTTTGGCCGGCAATCCATTGATCTGCGATTGCAATGCATTGCCTCTGCTGGGATTTGTTCGAGCTCAGCCACAGCGCGTTTCAGACATTGGGGAAATCTACTGTCCCGGGTTTCCGGATAGACCCTTTCAACAACTGGAGGTTTGGGAATTGTGTCCCTCGTATGTGCTGCTCATCGGCTGTATTCTCGGTGGCCTCGTCATTGTGGCATGCCTGATCAGCGTGTTCTATTTGATTTATCAGCAGGAGCTGAAGATTTGGCTCTACAATCACAATTGCTGTCTGTGGTGGGTGTCCGAGGAGGAGCTGGACAAGGACAAGACCTACGATGCCTTCATTTCCTACTCACACAAGGATGAGCAGATCATTGGCGAGCTGTTGCCCAAACTGGAGAATGGTCTCCACGCCTTTCGTGTCTGTCTCCATGGTCGCGATTGGCTTGTGGGCGATTGCATTCCCGAGCAGATTGTGCGTACCGTCAATGACTCGAAGCGGGTGATCATTGTGCTCTCGCAGCACTTTATCGACTCGGTCTGGGCTCGCATGGAGTTTCGCATTGCGTACCAGGCGACGCTGCAGGATAAGCGCAAGCGCATCATCATTATCCTGTACAAGGAGCTGCAGCATTTTGATGGCATTGACAGCGAGCTGCGTGCCTATCTCAAGCTCAACACCTATCTCAAGTGGGGTGATCCACTGTTCTGGAACAAGTTGCACTATGCCATGCCCCACAATCGGCGAGTGCTCAAGGGGCAGAAGAAGCATGCGGGTCCTCTCATCTGA
- the LOC132783631 gene encoding protein toll-like isoform X2, producing MQTKPTTPIGSLIIKETFSIELFGPLKSLKKLSINQNSLTALDPTTFAEVRSLNFIDMRGTQFYGVKLDMPFEALVCTNDDICQYKSDHWECDPHCICWVQHRSLELVMDCRGAALGSLPPLPHTRLVTTVLKLKNNSISELPESGEVIGYANVSQLNLSDNELSSLDAVRQLPANLTQLDVRRNLISVLDQTFIEYMLQENNTMNMFLAGNPLICDCNALPLLGFVRAQPQRVSDIGEIYCPGFPDRPFQQLEVWELCPSYVLLIGCILGGLVIVACLISVFYLIYQQELKIWLYNHNCCLWWVSEEELDKDKTYDAFISYSHKDEQIIGELLPKLENGLHAFRVCLHGRDWLVGDCIPEQIVRTVNDSKRVIIVLSQHFIDSVWARMEFRIAYQATLQDKRKRIIIILYKELQHFDGIDSELRAYLKLNTYLKWGDPLFWNKLHYAMPHNRRVLKGQKKHAGPLI from the coding sequence CGAATTGTTTGGCCCACTGAAGTCACTTAAGAAACTGTCGATCAATCAAAACTCGCTGACGGCGCTGGATCCCACGACCTTTGCTGAAGTGAGGAGCCTCAACTTCATCGATATGCGGGGCACACAGTTCTATGGCGTCAAGCTGGACATGCCGTTTGAGGCACTTGTGTGCACTAACGATGACATTTGTCAGTACAAGTCGGATCACTGGGAGTGCGATCCCCACTGCATCTGCTGGGTGCAGCACCGATCGCTGGAGCTGGTTATGGACTGTCGTGGTGCAGCTTTGGGTAGCTTGCCGCCTTTGCCGCACACCAGATTGGTGACCACGGTGCTCAAGTTGAAGAACAATAGCATCAGCGAACTGCCAGAATCTGGGGAAGTGATTGGATATGCCAATGTCAGTCAGTTGAATCTGTCGGACAATGAGCTGAGCAGCTTGGATGCAGTGCGTCAACTGCCCGCCAACCTCACTCAACTGGATGTGCGTCGGAATTTGATCAGCGTCTTGGATCAGACTTTTATAGAATATATGCTACAAGAGAATAATACTATGAACATGTTTTTGGCCGGCAATCCATTGATCTGCGATTGCAATGCATTGCCTCTGCTGGGATTTGTTCGAGCTCAGCCACAGCGCGTTTCAGACATTGGGGAAATCTACTGTCCCGGGTTTCCGGATAGACCCTTTCAACAACTGGAGGTTTGGGAATTGTGTCCCTCGTATGTGCTGCTCATCGGCTGTATTCTCGGTGGCCTCGTCATTGTGGCATGCCTGATCAGCGTGTTCTATTTGATTTATCAGCAGGAGCTGAAGATTTGGCTCTACAATCACAATTGCTGTCTGTGGTGGGTGTCCGAGGAGGAGCTGGACAAGGACAAGACCTACGATGCCTTCATTTCCTACTCACACAAGGATGAGCAGATCATTGGCGAGCTGTTGCCCAAACTGGAGAATGGTCTCCACGCCTTTCGTGTCTGTCTCCATGGTCGCGATTGGCTTGTGGGCGATTGCATTCCCGAGCAGATTGTGCGTACCGTCAATGACTCGAAGCGGGTGATCATTGTGCTCTCGCAGCACTTTATCGACTCGGTCTGGGCTCGCATGGAGTTTCGCATTGCGTACCAGGCGACGCTGCAGGATAAGCGCAAGCGCATCATCATTATCCTGTACAAGGAGCTGCAGCATTTTGATGGCATTGACAGCGAGCTGCGTGCCTATCTCAAGCTCAACACCTATCTCAAGTGGGGTGATCCACTGTTCTGGAACAAGTTGCACTATGCCATGCCCCACAATCGGCGAGTGCTCAAGGGGCAGAAGAAGCATGCGGGTCCTCTCATCTGA
- the LOC132798452 gene encoding fibrinogen-like protein 1 — MIIKLNIIFVLICVFIKTSEQWKESETSCSVIKEYDKQCGYYCYTILKPLLQYTASMRLKEDKNNELESKVHELELTIKHFEEIITNKEIQLTMQIELAKVYKEKNIINEELIREKNKQISDLKIQISQNHNKENLEVDNNSEKIIEEFVNPLQSNRMQNQELNLPIKQTEIRNHEDSENIFVKYMDVNCIGKTTDAYMVKLPGVEKFVLPCDSKIVGSGWTVIQRRQDGTENFNRNWTEYQRGFGNIRTEFFIGLEKLYLITNAQPHYLYIYLEDFNNDIRYATYQNFAIANEHESYALKTLGEYSGNAENALLTHKNKKFSTPDHYVDNAFNCAENYNSGWWFNDDCYLCNLNAPYVRGSDENSNGIEWRTWHFRPLKFVQMMIKPKTFK; from the exons atgattataaaattaaatataatttttgtattaatttgtgTCTTCATTAAAACGAGTGAACAATGGAAAGAAAGTGAGACTTCATGTTCGGTTATTAAAGAATATGATAAACAATGTGGTTATTATTGTTACACTATTTTGAAACCACTTCTACAATACACAGCATCGATGAGATTAAAGGAAGATAAGAACAATGAACTTGAAAGTAAAGTACACGAACTTGAATTGActataaaacattttgaagAAATCATTACAAATAAGGAAATACAACTGACAATGCAGATTGAATTGGCTAAAGTTTATAAAGAAAAGAACATAATTAATGAAGAGTTAATACGGGAaaagaataaacaaatatcagatttaaaaatacaaatatcacAAAACCATAATAAAGAGAATTTAGAAGTCGATAATAATTCggaaaaaataatagaagaaTTTGTGAACCCATTACAGTCAAATCGAATGCAAAATCAAGAACTTAATTTACcaataaaacaaacagaaattaGAAATCACGAAgattctgaaaatatatttgtaaaatatatggACGTAAATTGTATAGGCAAAACAACGGATGCTTATATGGTTAAATTACCAGGAGTTGAGAAATTTGTATTACCTTGTGATTCCAAAATCGTCGGATCCGGTTGGACAGTTATTCAACGCCGTCAAGATGGAACTGAAAATTTTAATCGCAATTGGACAGAGTATCAAAGGGGTTTTGGAAATATTAGAACTGAATTTTTCATTGGACTTGAGAAACTATATCTCATAACGAATGCGCAGCCacattatttgtatatttatctCGAGGACTTTAATAACGATATACGATATGCAACTTATCAAAACTTTGCTATTGCTAATGAACACGAATCCTATGCCCTCAAAACACTTGGAGAATATTCAGGAAATGCTGAGAATGCATTGTTGACTCACAAGAACAAGAAATTCTCGACACCCGATCATTATGTTGACAATGCGTTCAATTGTGCTGAGAATTACAATTCTGGTTGGTGGTTCAATGATGACTGCTATCTATG TAATCTCAATGCACCATATGTTAGAGGGAGTGATGAGAACTCAAATGGCATCGAATGGAGAACTTGGCATTTCAGGCCGCTCAAGTTCGTTCAAATGATGATTAAGccgaaaacttttaaataa
- the LOC132798429 gene encoding very-long-chain (3R)-3-hydroxyacyl-CoA dehydratase 3, translating to MSPMSNASAMDPTELSPFVYWSQTKHTLLLKVDLKDAKGVIADFTPTTLSFSANGHGARGRNAYKFQLRFYEFIDDETATFTVTDHKIELMIRKVEPAWWVRLVATPQKPHWLRIDFDRWVSEDDGELNDPPRDVREDYVEEYSNLQKQEIGYVRENAKKVYLVIYNLAMFVGYLHILIIIGVLYLRDGTASIKHTYEYVGTSFKFVQLMQYMEVMHPIFGYSKGSPLVPFFQISGRNFVLFLMIEMEPRMHDKPVVCYVFIIWSLVELVRYPYYVSQLLKRESALLTWLRYTIWIPLYPMGIVCEGVILLRSIPYIEETKRFCVDMPNKWNSTFDMVLFLKVYLLLLALPGSYLVMSHMSKLRAKKLGRGRAKPKLN from the exons ATGTCTCCGATGTCCAATGCAAGTGCCATGGACCCAACTGAATTAAGTCCCTTCGTTTACTGGTCACAAACGAAGCACACATTACTTCTCAAAGTGGATCTAAAAGATGCCAAG GGCGTTATTGCAGACTTCACACCAACAACGCTCTCATTTAGTGCCAATGGCCATGGAGCCCGCGGCCGGAATGCGTACAAGTTCCAGCTGCGCTTCTACGAGTTCATCGACGATGAGACGGCAACCTTCACAGTGACTGACCACAAAATTGAGCTTATGATACGCAAAGTGGAGCCGGCTTGGTGGGTACGTCTAGTGGCGACACCACAGAAACCGCACTGGTTGCGCATTGACTTTGATCGATGGGTCTCTGAGGATGATGGGGAATTGAATGATCCACCGCGAGATGTGCGCGAAGATTATGTAGAGGAGTATAGCAATCTGCAAAAGCAGGAAATTGGCTATGTGCGGG AGAATGCCAAAAAGGTTTACTTGGTCATCTACAATCTGGCCATGTTTGTTGGTTATCTGCACATTCTTATTATCATTGGAGTGCTGTATTTGCGCGATGGCACGGCCAGCATAAAGCACACCTATGAGTATGTGGGAACATCGTTTAAATTCGTGCAATTGATGCAATACATGGAGGTAATGCATCCTATCTTTGGCTACTCAAAGGGCAGCCCGTTGGTACCGTTCTTTCAAATCTCTGGACGCAATTTTGTGCTCTTTCTAATGATAGAAATGGAACCACGCATGCATGACAAGCCCGTAGTGTGTTATGTGTTCATAATATGGTCACTGGTTGAGCTGGTGCG GTATCCATACTATGTTAGCCAACTGCTGAAGCGAGAGAGTGCTCTGCTGACATGGCTGCGCTATACCATTTGGATACCACTCTATCCCATGGGCATTGTATGTGAAGGTGTGATTCTGCTGCGCAGCATACCCTATATTGAGGAGACAAAACGCTTCTGCGTCGATATGCCCAACAAATGGAACTCAACCTTTGACATGGTGCTGTTTCTGAAAGTCTATCTCCTGCTGCTCGCTCTTCCGGGCAGTTATTTGGTCATGTCGCACATGTCCAAGCTGCGTGCCAAGAAATTGGGTCGTGGTCGTGCCAAAcccaaattgaattaa
- the LOC132785084 gene encoding uncharacterized protein LOC132785084 → MALVAHRMMLPARHRRTQQQVARNKVGVLLVPSLADYYNKDGDQLQQQPQQQQQQLQLQLQQQVTPATSQLELQAGEGKVSATSCSKLKFHTRCMPKQFAFAVFFCHLANTLPRG, encoded by the coding sequence ATGGCTCTGGTGGCGCATCGCATGATGCTGCCGGCGCGCCATCGTCGCACCCAACAGCAGGTGGCGCGCAATAAAGTTGGTGTCCTGCTTGTGCCTAGTCTGGCGGATTACTACAACAAGGATGGCgatcaactgcagcagcaaccacaacagcagcagcagcaactgcagctgcaactgcaacagcaggtGACACCGGCTACGTCGCAGCTGGAGCTGCAGGCCGGCGAAGGCAAAGTAAGTGCAACAAGTTGCAGCAAACTCAAATTTCACACGCGTTGCATGCCAAAACAATTCGCTTTTGCCGtctttttttgccatttggccAACACTTTACCACGTGGCTGA